One Fundidesulfovibrio putealis DSM 16056 DNA segment encodes these proteins:
- the larE gene encoding ATP-dependent sacrificial sulfur transferase LarE, which yields MSQPTKDEKYRNLLDGLRSMQRAVVAFSGGLDSTFLLYAARQAMGDGVLAVTISTPYMAQAEVEEASGAALAMQAAHRVLDVPFPELLRDNPPERCYLCKKALFTLLGQVAAADNIEHVLDGTNLDDLDDYRPGLKALGELGVKSPLLTAGLTKKDIRDLSREHGLASWGKPAAACLLSRIPHGTRIDDAELRRIDQAEQFLKELGFAAVRLRSHGELARIEVPREQIADLIEADKRSGIDARLKSLGYRHVAVDLAGYRMGSLNVKTS from the coding sequence ATGTCGCAACCCACCAAAGACGAAAAGTACCGGAACCTGCTGGACGGACTGCGCTCCATGCAGCGGGCCGTGGTGGCGTTCTCGGGCGGGCTGGACAGCACCTTCCTGCTGTACGCCGCCCGCCAGGCCATGGGTGACGGCGTGCTGGCCGTGACCATCTCCACGCCGTACATGGCGCAAGCCGAGGTCGAAGAGGCTTCGGGCGCGGCCCTGGCCATGCAGGCCGCCCACCGGGTACTGGACGTCCCCTTTCCGGAACTGCTGCGCGACAATCCGCCCGAGCGCTGCTACCTCTGCAAGAAGGCCCTCTTCACCCTGCTCGGGCAGGTGGCCGCAGCCGATAACATCGAGCACGTCCTGGACGGAACCAACCTGGACGACCTGGACGACTACCGCCCCGGCCTCAAAGCGCTGGGAGAGCTCGGCGTCAAAAGCCCGCTGCTCACGGCGGGCCTGACCAAGAAGGACATCCGGGACCTCTCCAGGGAGCACGGCCTGGCCTCCTGGGGCAAACCGGCGGCGGCGTGCCTTCTCTCGCGCATTCCACACGGCACGCGCATCGATGACGCGGAACTTCGGCGCATCGACCAGGCCGAGCAATTTTTGAAGGAGCTGGGGTTCGCGGCGGTGCGCCTGCGCAGCCATGGTGAGCTGGCCCGCATAGAAGTCCCGCGTGAACAGATTGCCGACCTGATCGAGGCGGACAAGCGCAGCGGCATCGACGCCCGGCTCAAAAGCCTGGGCTACCGCCACGTCGCCGTGGATCTGGCAGGCTACCGCATGGGCAGCCTGAACGTAAAAACCTCGTAA
- the larC gene encoding nickel pincer cofactor biosynthesis protein LarC, which produces MKILYYDCFAGISGDMNLAAMIDLGVEPEYLRAELGRLGLDHEFELRVSQSSRSDIHGTQVEVVLKNGKAHQHGQALAHAGEGHGHHHAHDGNREGSSHGHGHDHGEPHHGHHHDHSGSHAAHGSHHGHDHEDTPHGQHHENEHAHDAAPHAHHGHAAHRNLADIEAIIMGSTLSDAVKQTSLAIFLKVAQAEAKVHGKALREVHFHEVGATDSIVDIVGAAICYHRLGVDAVWASPVELGAGFVRCAHGLIPVPAPATVEILQGVPTTRGAVNHEATTPTGAAILAALADQFTATPALISEKTAYGVGHREVAIPNVLRVQLARPAHSGCGASVQAARLLQCNIDDMTGEMLGVAMDVLMENGAMDVHFTPIVMKKNRPATCVSLLCSAADEERFKDLLFRHTTTLGVKSIPIDKTVLEISFERLDTPLGPVTMKNAIRDGKVIRSKPELEDCRELARKHGLPLGDVYTLIGRHRK; this is translated from the coding sequence ATGAAAATACTCTACTATGACTGCTTCGCCGGAATAAGCGGCGACATGAACCTGGCCGCCATGATCGACCTCGGGGTCGAGCCCGAATACCTGCGGGCCGAACTCGGAAGGCTCGGCCTGGACCATGAGTTCGAGCTGCGCGTCAGCCAAAGTTCCCGAAGCGACATCCACGGCACGCAGGTGGAGGTGGTGCTGAAAAACGGCAAGGCGCATCAGCACGGGCAGGCCCTGGCCCATGCAGGCGAGGGGCACGGCCATCATCATGCTCACGACGGAAACCGCGAGGGTTCATCGCACGGACATGGGCATGACCACGGCGAGCCTCATCACGGGCACCATCATGACCATTCAGGCTCCCATGCAGCGCACGGAAGCCATCACGGCCATGACCACGAAGACACCCCGCACGGCCAGCATCACGAGAACGAGCACGCTCATGATGCCGCCCCGCATGCCCATCACGGCCATGCCGCGCACCGCAACCTCGCGGACATCGAGGCCATCATCATGGGCAGCACCCTTTCGGACGCGGTCAAGCAGACCAGCCTGGCCATCTTCCTGAAAGTGGCCCAGGCCGAGGCCAAGGTCCACGGCAAGGCGCTCCGTGAAGTCCACTTCCACGAGGTGGGCGCCACCGACTCCATCGTGGACATCGTAGGCGCGGCCATCTGTTATCACCGCCTGGGCGTGGACGCGGTGTGGGCCTCCCCGGTGGAGCTCGGCGCGGGCTTCGTGCGCTGCGCCCACGGCCTGATCCCGGTTCCGGCCCCGGCCACGGTGGAGATCCTCCAGGGGGTCCCCACCACGCGCGGCGCGGTGAACCACGAAGCCACCACCCCCACGGGCGCGGCCATCCTGGCGGCCTTGGCGGACCAGTTCACCGCCACCCCGGCGCTCATTTCGGAAAAGACCGCCTACGGAGTCGGCCACCGGGAGGTGGCCATCCCCAACGTGCTGCGGGTCCAGCTGGCCCGCCCGGCGCACTCCGGATGCGGCGCGTCTGTGCAGGCGGCCCGGCTGCTGCAATGCAACATCGACGACATGACCGGCGAGATGCTGGGCGTGGCCATGGACGTGCTGATGGAGAACGGGGCCATGGACGTGCACTTCACGCCCATCGTCATGAAGAAGAACCGCCCCGCCACCTGCGTGTCGCTGTTGTGCTCCGCCGCCGACGAGGAGCGCTTCAAGGACCTGCTGTTCCGCCACACCACAACGCTCGGGGTGAAGAGCATCCCCATCGACAAGACCGTGCTGGAGATCTCCTTCGAGCGCCTGGACACGCCGCTTGGGCCGGTGACCATGAAGAACGCCATCCGGGACGGAAAAGTGATCCGCTCCAAACCGGAGCTGGAAGACTGCCGGGAGTTGGCGCGCAAACACGGCCTGCCCCTTGGCGACGTGTACACCCTCATCGGAAGGCACAGGAAGTAG
- a CDS encoding aldo/keto reductase encodes MLYRKMPKTGDELSILGFGCMRLPMADGQIDEPRAIAQIRSAIDSGVNYVDTAWPYHGGASEPLLGRALQDGYRERVRIATKLPTWLINTREDMDRYLNAQLERLGTDHIDYYLVHALDGPAWDAIKAQGICEFLDQAKKDGRIVNAGFSFHGLPEDFSRIVDGYPWVFCQIQYNYLDQQYQAGTAGLQYAASKGLGVVIMEPLRGGNLGLAAAPPAVAAIWDEAKTRRTPVEWALRWVWNHPEVTVVLSGMNEETHIAQNLAIAGEAHAGSLTVEELELVERAGKKYQELMQVGCTGCAYCMPCPAGVKIPICFDFFNKMHMFGNVEEAKFMYIAFVSGITGSGEPGFASQCVACGECLDKCPQHIAIPEMMERVAAEMEGPDFQARVAGIKEHFKTGLK; translated from the coding sequence ATGCTGTACAGAAAAATGCCCAAGACCGGAGACGAGCTCTCCATTCTCGGTTTCGGCTGCATGCGCCTGCCCATGGCGGACGGGCAGATCGACGAGCCCCGGGCCATCGCCCAGATCAGGAGCGCCATCGACAGCGGGGTCAACTACGTGGACACCGCCTGGCCCTATCACGGGGGTGCGAGCGAGCCCCTGCTCGGCAGGGCGCTGCAGGACGGCTACCGGGAGCGGGTCAGGATCGCCACCAAGCTGCCCACGTGGCTGATCAACACCCGCGAGGACATGGACCGCTACCTGAACGCCCAGCTTGAACGCCTTGGCACCGACCACATCGACTACTACCTGGTCCACGCCCTGGACGGCCCGGCCTGGGACGCCATCAAGGCCCAGGGAATCTGCGAGTTCCTGGACCAGGCCAAAAAGGACGGGCGCATCGTCAACGCCGGTTTTTCCTTCCACGGGCTGCCCGAGGACTTCAGCCGCATCGTGGACGGATACCCCTGGGTCTTCTGCCAGATCCAGTACAACTACCTGGACCAGCAGTACCAGGCCGGGACCGCCGGCCTGCAATACGCCGCATCCAAGGGCCTGGGCGTGGTGATCATGGAGCCCCTGCGCGGGGGCAACCTGGGGCTGGCCGCAGCGCCCCCGGCCGTGGCCGCCATCTGGGACGAGGCCAAAACCAGGCGCACTCCGGTGGAATGGGCGCTTCGCTGGGTGTGGAACCACCCGGAGGTCACGGTGGTCCTGTCGGGCATGAACGAGGAAACCCACATCGCACAGAACCTGGCCATCGCAGGCGAGGCCCACGCAGGCTCCCTGACCGTGGAAGAGCTTGAACTCGTAGAGCGCGCCGGGAAGAAATATCAGGAACTGATGCAGGTGGGCTGCACGGGCTGCGCGTACTGCATGCCCTGCCCGGCAGGGGTCAAGATCCCCATCTGCTTCGACTTCTTCAACAAGATGCACATGTTCGGGAACGTCGAAGAGGCCAAATTCATGTACATCGCGTTCGTGAGCGGCATCACGGGTTCGGGCGAGCCCGGCTTCGCCTCCCAGTGCGTGGCCTGCGGCGAGTGCCTGGACAAATGCCCGCAGCACATCGCCATCCCGGAGATGATGGAGCGGGTCGCCGCAGAGATGGAAGGACCGGACTTCCAGGCGCGCGTGGCCGGGATCAAGGAACACTTCAAGACCGGGCTCAAGTAG
- a CDS encoding flavodoxin — translation MNDTIDTQPLADPSRRSFLKLSVAGLLASVAIPAFSHQSWAQGAAPATGRKVLVVYYSRSGNTREVASQIHQALGGDIVEIQTVSPYPADYKETTTQAKQELESGFKPPITTKIADIASYDVVFVGSPNWWGTIATPVMTFLTEHDLSGKTIAPFITHEGSALGRSAADIGKLCPKANILEGLAVRGKSAKSAQDDVAAWLRKLGLKS, via the coding sequence ATGAACGACACCATAGATACCCAGCCCCTCGCCGACCCGTCCCGGCGCTCCTTCCTGAAACTCTCTGTCGCAGGGCTGCTGGCAAGCGTGGCCATCCCGGCGTTTTCGCATCAGTCTTGGGCACAGGGAGCGGCTCCCGCAACAGGCAGAAAGGTGCTTGTTGTCTACTATTCGCGCTCAGGCAACACGCGCGAGGTCGCCAGCCAGATTCATCAGGCCCTTGGCGGCGACATCGTGGAGATCCAGACCGTGAGTCCCTACCCCGCCGACTACAAGGAGACGACCACCCAGGCCAAGCAGGAACTCGAATCCGGCTTCAAGCCGCCGATCACGACGAAGATCGCGGACATCGCCTCCTATGACGTGGTGTTCGTGGGCTCCCCCAACTGGTGGGGCACCATCGCCACCCCGGTCATGACATTTCTCACGGAGCACGACCTCTCCGGAAAGACCATCGCGCCGTTCATCACGCATGAAGGAAGCGCCCTGGGACGAAGCGCCGCCGACATCGGGAAGCTGTGCCCCAAGGCCAACATCCTGGAGGGGCTGGCCGTGCGGGGCAAAAGCGCGAAGTCAGCCCAGGATGACGTGGCGGCGTGGCTGCGCAAGCTCGGCCTGAAGTCCTAG
- a CDS encoding AraC family transcriptional regulator: MSRSGSSELDRGNDLLKEKLLHRMPAPGVYPTDIEGLKMSRRDETNKVENCFSEPIVALIVQGFKRSVIGSEEYRYGENQCLVAGVDMPSSSCVVDVSQDRPFLAVALELDKQLITRLAAETPLPAASGTVSHKGIFVADVDPDVLDAFLRLVELLDKPQQIPALAPLIIREIHYRLLVGPQGEHLRRLNTLGSQSHQIARAITWLRENYREPLHVDELARAVNMATSTFHRHFKEVTSLSPLQYHKRLRLYEAQRLMLSESENATSAGLAVGYESPTQFSREYKRLFGEPPYRDVRQAR, translated from the coding sequence ATGAGCCGCAGCGGATCATCAGAGTTGGACCGGGGCAATGACCTGCTGAAAGAGAAATTGCTGCACCGGATGCCCGCGCCTGGGGTGTATCCGACCGATATCGAGGGGTTGAAAATGTCCCGGCGCGACGAGACCAACAAAGTGGAGAACTGCTTTTCCGAGCCCATCGTCGCGTTGATCGTCCAGGGGTTCAAGCGGTCCGTGATCGGCTCCGAGGAGTACCGCTACGGCGAGAACCAGTGTCTGGTTGCCGGGGTGGACATGCCCAGTTCCTCCTGCGTGGTGGACGTCTCGCAGGACCGGCCCTTCCTGGCGGTGGCCCTGGAGCTGGACAAGCAGCTGATCACCCGGCTGGCCGCCGAGACTCCGCTGCCTGCGGCGTCCGGGACGGTCTCCCACAAGGGAATATTCGTCGCGGATGTCGATCCCGACGTGCTGGACGCCTTCCTGCGTCTGGTGGAGCTCCTCGACAAGCCGCAACAGATACCCGCCCTCGCGCCGCTCATCATCCGCGAAATCCACTACCGTCTGCTGGTGGGGCCGCAGGGAGAGCACCTGCGCAGGCTCAACACGCTCGGCTCGCAAAGCCACCAGATCGCCCGGGCAATCACCTGGCTGCGGGAAAACTACAGGGAGCCGCTGCACGTGGACGAACTGGCCCGGGCGGTGAACATGGCGACCTCCACGTTCCATCGCCACTTCAAGGAAGTGACGTCGCTTAGTCCGTTGCAGTACCACAAACGGCTGCGCCTGTATGAAGCCCAGCGGCTGATGCTGTCTGAAAGCGAGAACGCCACCAGCGCGGGGCTGGCAGTGGGCTATGAAAGCCCCACGCAGTTCAGCCGGGAATACAAGCGGCTTTTCGGGGAGCCGCCCTATCGGGACGTCCGGCAGGCGCGCTAG
- a CDS encoding sensor histidine kinase, whose product MSLRSRLLLMAFLCVLPVWLGYGCIIYFSYDAKRSELIGHAQDTARALRQAVETKLAGVDSALVALGTSGSLASGDFAAFHTQTRTLLREFEGADIILAAPDGQQVVNSYREFGDPLPKRKNIDVLRKVYDTGRSQLSGPFKGAITGRWLVGIDQPVWSGATIAYSLGMTFPVDSFEKLLVDQSLPAGWVATILSAERVVLARSFNSQVHVGKHVDETIVVAEAYQGVEVASESTNLDGNRMLNAYSMSPTYGWVVLVGMPMSELEAPLRRWLIWAAVLSALLALSVFGIARINSMAISREFTSLLTSIGRFRRNDPVDMGSFNLREARDLGGVLEATFRQIDVEAAGRMAAQKALERHKENLEELVDARTGELRRANLYIRNIIDSMPSVLVCVDRDMNITQINDHAAKMIGMTREECEGRPLHELFPHFELSADNVSRVIFERRPDHSVHQEVSQDGEKRHVDIVIYPLVTNCVDGAVVRVDDVTDRVRLEFMMMQAEKMMSLGGMAAGIAHEVNNPLSIILQSVQIAQRRVSPELEANGQAARDAGTDLEAVRRYLEDRGILTSLEDIREAAGRAANIVKTMLTFSRKDDSPKAACDMAAVAESAVADVQNDVHLRQNHGLGDVSIRIEHDGLGHPTLCSESLMHQVFVNILRNAVYALDSQEEKVRRPEIVVKVWKADGQVNVSVSDTGPGMSPIVARRVFEPFFTTKKVGDGTGLGMSISYFIVTKIHGGSISVDSSPESGTTFTVSLPLSCAFPRTTV is encoded by the coding sequence ATGTCATTGCGGTCCCGGCTGCTGCTGATGGCGTTTCTGTGCGTCCTGCCAGTGTGGCTGGGATACGGCTGCATCATATATTTCAGCTACGACGCCAAGCGCTCTGAACTGATCGGGCACGCCCAGGACACGGCCAGGGCGCTGCGCCAGGCAGTGGAGACGAAACTGGCGGGCGTCGACTCCGCGCTCGTGGCCCTCGGCACGTCGGGATCGCTTGCTTCCGGCGACTTCGCGGCCTTCCACACCCAGACCCGGACCCTGCTGCGGGAGTTCGAAGGAGCGGATATCATCCTCGCCGCGCCGGACGGGCAGCAGGTCGTGAATTCCTACCGGGAGTTCGGAGACCCCTTGCCCAAGCGCAAGAACATCGACGTGCTGCGCAAGGTGTACGACACGGGCAGGTCGCAGCTCTCCGGGCCTTTCAAGGGCGCGATCACGGGGCGCTGGCTCGTCGGCATCGACCAGCCGGTCTGGAGTGGCGCGACCATCGCCTACTCGCTGGGCATGACCTTCCCGGTGGACAGCTTCGAGAAGCTGCTGGTGGATCAGAGCCTCCCCGCAGGCTGGGTGGCCACCATCCTGAGCGCAGAACGGGTGGTGCTGGCCAGGTCGTTCAATTCCCAGGTGCACGTCGGAAAACACGTCGACGAGACAATCGTCGTCGCAGAAGCCTATCAGGGCGTCGAAGTCGCTTCCGAGAGCACGAACCTGGACGGCAACCGGATGCTGAACGCCTACAGCATGTCGCCGACCTATGGCTGGGTGGTTTTGGTCGGCATGCCCATGAGCGAGCTGGAAGCCCCCCTCAGGCGCTGGCTGATATGGGCGGCAGTGCTTTCTGCGCTTTTGGCCCTGTCCGTGTTCGGCATCGCCCGGATCAACAGCATGGCCATATCGCGCGAATTCACGAGCCTGCTCACCTCCATAGGCAGGTTCCGCCGAAACGACCCGGTGGATATGGGAAGCTTCAATCTTCGGGAGGCCCGCGACCTGGGCGGCGTCCTGGAGGCGACCTTCAGGCAGATAGACGTGGAGGCCGCAGGGCGCATGGCCGCGCAAAAGGCGCTTGAGCGGCACAAGGAAAATCTTGAGGAGCTTGTCGATGCGCGCACCGGGGAGCTCCGCAGGGCCAATCTGTACATCCGCAACATCATCGACTCCATGCCCTCCGTGCTGGTCTGCGTTGACCGTGACATGAACATCACCCAGATCAACGACCATGCCGCGAAGATGATAGGCATGACCCGCGAGGAATGCGAGGGCCGCCCCCTGCATGAGCTGTTCCCGCACTTCGAGCTGTCCGCCGACAACGTCTCCCGCGTCATCTTCGAACGCAGGCCGGACCACTCCGTCCATCAGGAGGTCTCCCAGGACGGCGAGAAGAGGCACGTGGACATCGTCATCTACCCGCTGGTGACCAACTGCGTGGACGGCGCAGTGGTCCGGGTGGACGACGTGACCGACCGCGTGCGCCTGGAATTCATGATGATGCAGGCGGAAAAGATGATGTCCCTGGGTGGGATGGCCGCCGGGATCGCCCATGAGGTCAACAACCCGCTGAGCATCATCCTGCAATCGGTGCAGATCGCGCAGCGGCGCGTCTCGCCGGAGCTGGAAGCCAACGGCCAGGCGGCACGGGACGCCGGAACGGACCTCGAGGCCGTTCGCCGCTACCTGGAAGATAGGGGAATCCTGACAAGCCTGGAGGACATCCGGGAAGCGGCGGGGCGTGCGGCCAACATCGTCAAGACCATGCTCACCTTTTCGCGCAAGGACGACTCGCCCAAAGCCGCGTGCGACATGGCTGCCGTGGCCGAGTCTGCCGTCGCCGACGTGCAAAACGATGTTCACCTCCGGCAGAACCATGGACTGGGTGATGTGTCCATCCGCATCGAGCATGACGGCCTCGGCCATCCCACGCTCTGTTCCGAAAGCCTGATGCACCAGGTGTTCGTGAACATCCTGCGCAATGCGGTGTACGCGCTGGATTCGCAGGAGGAGAAAGTCCGGCGTCCGGAGATCGTGGTCAAGGTCTGGAAGGCGGACGGGCAGGTCAACGTCTCGGTCAGCGACACTGGGCCTGGCATGTCGCCCATTGTGGCGAGGCGCGTGTTCGAGCCGTTCTTCACCACCAAGAAGGTCGGGGACGGCACGGGCCTGGGGATGTCCATATCCTACTTCATCGTCACCAAGATTCACGGCGGAAGCATCTCGGTGGATTCGAGCCCGGAAAGCGGCACCACATTCACCGTGAGCCTGCCCCTTTCCTGCGCCTTCCCCCGGACCACAGTCTGA
- a CDS encoding mechanosensitive ion channel family protein, translating to MTLSVRHFMACMALVAALFSGTALAAGIPGTGKAAKQPPASVAEPRDAQDVDAFMASLSDVQARKLLHDKLTAQTAREKPDGGDAQDGGALAKLFLGWESRVRSGYARQEELLDKARQDLSGGAIMANLTGGGGVQEFARSFLLLAAVCAGAFAAAAGAGRLCDSVMRRASQGLGAPNFGRAGVILSNVALRLLGVVLFFLTAFVLFVVFVPASGPTRAMGVIVLVSLSYGLLIQAFARILLSPGHEAARPIPMRDEDARTLYRWLMGVTAASVAVAAASIILKQVGQAQALGHLVYAQAGPLVGLILCAMILANRERVAAMIRGGCGHASGGARALTARYWHYPAMFYSLCIGFFWSAQAISGEATILLLVLSLFLIPGCIGVDMWMGKLLTVASGQDREIIHIDQEHAAPQAGGDPCQDKRAFRYYIPLIRKTMRVVLVVFTAFAMLKTWGVEIPLGWLFARNVLSVLMVAVGALLLWEVIRIRIDRKLSEESSMPGEEAEEGGGAGGSRSATLLMLLRKFLLCVIVVMGSLIALSSMGVDIGPLIAGAGVVGLAIGFGAQTLVKDIISGVFFLVDDAFRVGDYVEAGTAKGTVEQISLRSMKLRHPRGMVFTIPYGGLKILQNYSRDYIISKLDFRVRYDADIEKIRKIIKRINKELMANEEISKGMLSDIKSMGVRKMEDSAMILRIKFKTIPGHQFLVEKELYRRVQQAFMDNGIEFAHRNVTVYLPPELRSLAAGEKQLDGAAQQAIGAAAAEVLAEEEERLEALAAKKKPKDE from the coding sequence ATGACCCTGTCAGTCAGACATTTCATGGCGTGCATGGCCCTGGTCGCCGCGCTGTTCTCCGGGACGGCCCTCGCAGCCGGGATTCCGGGAACGGGCAAGGCCGCCAAGCAGCCCCCGGCGAGCGTGGCCGAGCCTCGCGACGCCCAGGACGTGGACGCCTTCATGGCCTCGTTGTCCGACGTCCAGGCCCGCAAACTCCTGCACGACAAGCTCACGGCCCAGACCGCCAGGGAAAAGCCGGATGGGGGCGACGCCCAGGACGGGGGCGCTCTGGCGAAGCTGTTCCTTGGCTGGGAGTCACGTGTACGCTCGGGATACGCCAGGCAGGAGGAACTGCTGGACAAGGCCCGGCAGGATCTTTCCGGCGGGGCCATCATGGCCAACCTGACGGGCGGCGGCGGGGTGCAGGAATTCGCCCGGTCGTTTCTCCTGCTGGCGGCGGTCTGCGCCGGGGCCTTCGCCGCAGCCGCCGGAGCCGGGAGGCTGTGCGACTCCGTGATGCGGCGCGCTTCGCAGGGCCTGGGCGCCCCGAACTTCGGGCGCGCGGGCGTGATCCTTTCGAACGTGGCCCTGCGCCTTCTCGGGGTCGTTCTGTTCTTCCTGACGGCCTTTGTCCTCTTCGTCGTGTTTGTTCCCGCCTCCGGTCCCACGCGGGCCATGGGGGTCATCGTCCTGGTGTCGCTCTCCTACGGCTTGCTGATCCAGGCGTTCGCCCGGATTCTTCTCTCACCCGGCCATGAGGCCGCACGCCCCATACCCATGCGCGACGAGGACGCCCGGACGTTGTATCGCTGGCTCATGGGCGTCACGGCTGCGTCAGTAGCGGTTGCCGCAGCCAGCATCATCCTGAAGCAGGTGGGGCAGGCCCAGGCCCTCGGGCATCTGGTGTACGCCCAGGCTGGCCCGTTGGTGGGACTCATCCTCTGCGCCATGATCCTGGCCAACCGCGAGCGGGTGGCCGCCATGATACGCGGCGGCTGCGGACACGCATCCGGCGGCGCGCGCGCCCTGACGGCGCGCTACTGGCACTACCCGGCCATGTTCTATTCCCTGTGCATAGGCTTCTTCTGGAGCGCCCAGGCGATATCCGGCGAGGCGACCATCCTGTTGCTGGTGCTCAGCCTGTTCCTCATACCGGGGTGCATCGGGGTGGACATGTGGATGGGCAAGCTGCTGACCGTGGCGTCCGGGCAGGACCGGGAAATCATCCACATCGACCAGGAACACGCCGCGCCGCAGGCCGGTGGAGACCCCTGCCAGGACAAGCGCGCCTTCCGCTATTACATCCCGCTGATACGCAAGACCATGCGGGTGGTCCTGGTTGTGTTCACCGCCTTCGCCATGCTGAAGACCTGGGGCGTGGAAATCCCCCTGGGCTGGCTGTTCGCCCGCAACGTGCTGAGCGTGCTGATGGTGGCCGTGGGCGCGCTGCTGCTGTGGGAGGTCATCCGCATCCGCATCGACCGCAAGCTCAGCGAGGAAAGCTCCATGCCGGGCGAGGAGGCCGAGGAGGGCGGCGGCGCTGGCGGATCGCGCAGCGCCACGCTGCTCATGCTTCTGCGCAAGTTCCTGCTGTGCGTCATCGTGGTGATGGGCTCGCTCATCGCGCTGTCCTCCATGGGGGTGGACATCGGGCCGCTCATCGCAGGCGCCGGCGTGGTCGGCCTGGCCATCGGTTTCGGCGCGCAGACCCTGGTGAAGGACATCATCTCCGGGGTGTTCTTCCTGGTGGACGACGCCTTCCGGGTGGGCGACTACGTCGAAGCCGGGACCGCCAAGGGCACCGTGGAGCAGATATCGCTGCGTTCCATGAAACTGCGCCACCCGCGCGGCATGGTGTTCACCATCCCATACGGGGGGCTCAAGATCCTTCAGAACTACAGCCGGGACTACATCATCTCGAAGCTTGATTTCCGGGTCCGTTACGACGCCGACATCGAGAAGATCAGGAAGATCATAAAGCGCATCAACAAGGAGCTGATGGCCAACGAGGAAATCAGCAAGGGCATGCTGAGCGACATAAAATCCATGGGCGTGCGCAAGATGGAAGATTCAGCCATGATCCTGCGCATCAAGTTCAAGACCATCCCGGGGCACCAGTTCCTGGTGGAAAAGGAGCTGTACCGCCGCGTGCAGCAGGCCTTCATGGACAACGGGATCGAGTTCGCCCACCGCAACGTGACGGTCTACCTTCCGCCGGAGCTTCGCTCCCTGGCCGCCGGGGAGAAGCAATTGGACGGGGCGGCGCAGCAGGCCATCGGCGCAGCCGCCGCCGAGGTGCTGGCCGAGGAAGAGGAACGGCTCGAGGCCCTGGCGGCAAAGAAAAAGCCAAAAGACGAGTGA
- a CDS encoding Fur family transcriptional regulator, with translation MDKSDRLAAFLERMKRKGKRLTPQRLAIVQAVLAHGGHPTVEQIHHEILAAYPTTSLATVYKTVSLLKEEKEILELEFGERGNRYDAIRPRPHPHMVCTRCGTILDLELAGLDADVARLAQETGFEVESHRFDIFGICPACRNMG, from the coding sequence GTGGATAAATCAGACCGTCTCGCCGCGTTCCTGGAACGCATGAAGCGCAAAGGCAAGCGCCTTACCCCGCAGCGCCTGGCAATCGTCCAGGCGGTCCTGGCCCACGGCGGGCACCCCACGGTGGAGCAGATTCACCACGAGATCCTGGCCGCCTACCCCACCACCAGCCTGGCCACCGTCTACAAGACCGTCAGCCTGCTCAAGGAAGAGAAGGAAATACTGGAACTGGAGTTCGGCGAGCGGGGAAACCGCTACGACGCGATCAGGCCCAGGCCGCACCCGCACATGGTCTGCACCCGCTGCGGCACGATCCTTGACCTGGAACTGGCCGGACTCGACGCCGACGTGGCCCGCCTGGCCCAGGAGACCGGGTTCGAGGTGGAATCCCACCGCTTCGACATCTTCGGGATTTGCCCCGCCTGCAGAAACATGGGATAA
- the rbr gene encoding rubrerythrin has translation MASLKGTKTEENLLKSFAGESQARNRYTYFAAVARKECFVQIADIFEETANQEKEHAKRFFKFLEGGDLEITATFPAGKIGTTAENLLASAMGEHEEHSDMYPAFAEVARAEGFPEIAAVWMAVCVAEKQHEKRFRDLLANVESGRVFKRDTPVTWRCRNCGYLHTAEEAPGVCPACAHPQAHFELLGENW, from the coding sequence ATGGCCAGCTTGAAAGGAACAAAGACCGAGGAGAACCTGCTGAAATCCTTTGCCGGCGAGAGCCAGGCGCGCAACAGGTACACCTATTTCGCCGCTGTCGCCCGCAAGGAGTGCTTCGTCCAGATCGCGGACATTTTCGAGGAGACCGCCAACCAGGAGAAGGAGCACGCCAAGCGCTTCTTCAAGTTCCTGGAGGGCGGCGACCTGGAGATCACGGCCACCTTCCCGGCCGGGAAGATCGGCACCACTGCGGAGAACCTCCTGGCCTCGGCCATGGGCGAGCACGAAGAGCACAGCGACATGTACCCGGCCTTTGCGGAAGTGGCCCGCGCCGAAGGCTTCCCCGAGATCGCGGCTGTCTGGATGGCCGTGTGCGTGGCTGAAAAGCAGCACGAGAAGCGCTTCCGCGACCTGCTGGCCAACGTGGAGAGCGGGCGCGTGTTCAAGCGCGACACCCCCGTCACCTGGCGCTGCCGCAACTGCGGCTACCTGCACACCGCCGAGGAGGCCCCTGGCGTTTGCCCCGCGTGCGCCCACCCGCAGGCCCATTTCGAGCTCCTGGGCGAGAACTGGTAG